CGGAAAATCCGAGCAGGGAGATGATCCCGATGAAGACGGTCATTAGTCGTTGATCGGTCAAGCGACCTGCGAGCACGGGAGCTAGGAAGCTGGCAGGCAGGCTGATTACTTGGACGAGAGAAAGTAGCCATCCCGCGGTGCTCAGACTGATGCCGTGCTCCTGTAAAATTGCAGGGAGCCAAGAGATGGTGCAGTAAAAAATAAAGGATTGCAAACCCATGAACAAAGTAACGTGCCACGCAAGCATGGAGCTCCACACTTTGTTTGTCGCCGGCTCTGATGCTGCGGTCGTGGTGGAATTTCCTTTTGTACGTAGTTGAGGAATCCAGCATACGAGGGCGATGACGACCATGATCGTCCAAAAAGCGAGTGAGCCCTTCCATCCCAGATGAGCCCCTTGCGTTAACGGAATGCTTACTCCCGACGCAAGAGCTGCGCAGGTCGACATAGCGGTCGTATACACGCTAGTCATTAGTCCGGCTTTTTGGGGAAAGCGTTGCTTGACCAAGCCGGGTAGCAACACGTTGAAGATTGCAATACCGGCCCCGATGAGTGCCGTACCCGCAAATAAGGTGAAAATCATTCCTGTCGAACGGAGTGGGATTCCGATCAGCAAGATCAAGAGCCCAGCAAATAAGGTGCGTTCAACTCCAAAGCGGTGACCGATGGAAGGGACCATAGGAGAAAACAGGGCAAATGCTAGCAGTGGCACAGTTGTCAGCATTCCCGACATCCCATTGGAAAGCCCGAGATCTGCACGTATGTCTCCGACCAAAGGCCCGACTGAGGTCAAAGGTGAGCGCATAGCAAACGTAATCAGAATGATCCCTGCAATGATCAGAAAGGGATGAGGTACACTCGGCTTTGCTTTCGTTTCTGTTGAGGCGAGGGCTTGTTGTGTCATCAATGTGTACCTCCTTCCTGAATCACTATAGACAGGGCAGATTTGCTTGCCTCAATCAGATTGCACACGGCTTTTTCTGCCGCATCCTGATCTTGGTCCGCAATGGCTTCGACCAGCTCTGCATGTGTTTTGAACTGTGTTTCCATGAGGCCAGAAATATCTAATGTACTATTTACCGAGTACAAAATCGATTCCGTCATGTACTTATACAGATCGATCATGACGTTGTTTTTGGTGGCTTCCACGATGGCCTTGTGAAACGCAAGATCTGCTTGCGTGTAAGCATTGGGATCTTGAAATAGCTGATAGGCTTGCTCCAGCTTTTCTCGAATATTTGCCAAATCTTGAGTCGTACGGCGCTGTGCCGCTAGTCGAGCTATCTCACGCTCGAGCCCATACCGCACTTCTAAAATTTCAAACACGGCGGACCGTTGCAGTCTTCGGTGCATGGCAGCTCCAAATTCACTGGAGGAGCGGACATACGTGCCATCTCCTTGGCGTGCTTCCAACATCCCTGTATGAATCAATGCCTGTACGGCTTCTCGTAGTGTGTTGCGGCTAACGCCAAGCTGCTCGACGAGATCTGGCTCGGGTGGTATGCGTTCGCCCACCTTCCAGTCTCCCGCTTCAATACGTTGTGCCAACTGCTCGACGACTTGTTTAACTAGGGAAGAGCGTACTGTTTTTTGTAGATTCATTTCCAATACCTCCAAACATCCGATGATTG
This is a stretch of genomic DNA from Brevibacillus choshinensis. It encodes these proteins:
- a CDS encoding CynX/NimT family MFS transporter, coding for MTQQALASTETKAKPSVPHPFLIIAGIILITFAMRSPLTSVGPLVGDIRADLGLSNGMSGMLTTVPLLAFALFSPMVPSIGHRFGVERTLFAGLLILLIGIPLRSTGMIFTLFAGTALIGAGIAIFNVLLPGLVKQRFPQKAGLMTSVYTTAMSTCAALASGVSIPLTQGAHLGWKGSLAFWTIMVVIALVCWIPQLRTKGNSTTTAASEPATNKVWSSMLAWHVTLFMGLQSFIFYCTISWLPAILQEHGISLSTAGWLLSLVQVISLPASFLAPVLAGRLTDQRLMTVFIGIISLLGFSGLLVGGNLVLLFISLILLGIAQGASISLALTFIVIRASHVREAAKLSGMAQSVGYLLAAVGPMFIGFLFDLTHSWTYPLWTLMIVSVLLIFSGIGAGRNRTI
- a CDS encoding FadR/GntR family transcriptional regulator: MNLQKTVRSSLVKQVVEQLAQRIEAGDWKVGERIPPEPDLVEQLGVSRNTLREAVQALIHTGMLEARQGDGTYVRSSSEFGAAMHRRLQRSAVFEILEVRYGLEREIARLAAQRRTTQDLANIREKLEQAYQLFQDPNAYTQADLAFHKAIVEATKNNVMIDLYKYMTESILYSVNSTLDISGLMETQFKTHAELVEAIADQDQDAAEKAVCNLIEASKSALSIVIQEGGTH